One genomic segment of Arthrobacter sp. Marseille-P9274 includes these proteins:
- a CDS encoding PHP domain-containing protein: protein MKIDLHAHSTASDGTESPADLVRAAADAGLDVVALTDHDTTAGWAPALAAARDLRIGLVPGMEISCRSREGISVHVLAYLHDPTHPGLLEEIGKARKARLTRAERMVELLAEDFPITWADVTAQTAHEATVGRPHIADALVAAGVVSDRTEAFSNILTSHSRYYVTHYAPDPAHAVELVKEAGGAAVFAHPVASGRGRVVGEDVFHQMIDAGLDGVEVDHRDNPAEGRAWLRRLAAERGLLMTGSSDYHGTGKPNRLGENMTAAAVLERILQIGTGAPAYLPSTAGGQSPAGR, encoded by the coding sequence ATGAAGATCGACCTGCATGCCCACTCCACGGCCTCGGACGGCACGGAGTCTCCGGCAGACCTGGTGCGCGCGGCCGCCGACGCCGGCCTGGACGTCGTGGCGCTGACCGACCATGACACCACCGCCGGCTGGGCGCCGGCGCTGGCCGCGGCCCGGGACCTGCGCATCGGGCTGGTGCCGGGCATGGAGATCTCCTGCCGCAGCAGGGAAGGCATCAGCGTCCACGTCCTGGCCTACCTGCATGATCCGACCCACCCCGGGCTGCTGGAGGAGATCGGCAAGGCACGCAAGGCGCGGCTGACCCGGGCCGAACGCATGGTCGAGCTGCTCGCGGAGGATTTCCCGATCACCTGGGCGGACGTCACCGCCCAGACGGCCCATGAGGCAACCGTCGGCCGGCCGCACATCGCCGATGCCCTGGTGGCGGCCGGGGTGGTCTCGGACCGGACCGAGGCCTTCAGCAACATCCTCACGTCGCATTCGCGCTACTACGTCACCCACTATGCACCCGACCCGGCGCACGCCGTCGAACTGGTCAAAGAGGCCGGGGGAGCGGCCGTGTTCGCGCACCCGGTCGCTTCGGGGCGAGGCCGGGTTGTCGGCGAGGACGTCTTCCACCAGATGATCGATGCGGGCCTCGACGGCGTGGAGGTGGACCACCGGGACAATCCGGCGGAAGGCAGGGCCTGGCTGCGGAGGCTGGCCGCCGAGCGGGGATTGCTGATGACGGGGTCCAGCGACTACCACGGCACCGGAAAACCGAACCGGCTGGGCGAGAATATGACGGCCGCCGCGGTGCTGGAGCGCATCCTGCAAATCGGCACGGGAGCGCCCGCCTACCTGCCCAGCACGGCCGGTGGCCAAAGCCCTGCAGGCCGCTGA
- a CDS encoding aminopeptidase P family protein, which translates to MSTDANDSTVQPASEGQPLEERGNNRSQRPESQAFKDFMAGQWAPDTSAPPAKAEVAPFAARRRRTLSLRFPGERLVIPAGPLKVRSNDTDYRFRPHSAFAHLTGLGLDHEPDAVLVMEPAPEGQGDDGGNHHATLYFRPLAGRDTPDFYADARYGEFWIGPRPTLDQLQKQLDIETRELGELEVAITKDAGVVGIGGMRIRLLREVDFNVDALVDTSRINTGVDLEESDNLDALLAEALSELRLVKDEWEVGELKKSVAATVNGFHEVVKVLPRAITHDRGERVVEGAFFARAREEGNDLGYDTIAAAGNNATILHWIPNNGQVKSGDLLLLDAGVEADSLYTADVTRTLPVNGKFTDVQRRIYQAVLDAADAGFAAAQPGAKFRDVHKAAVTVLAERLDEWGLLPVPLAEALAEGGQHHRRWMPHGTSHHLGLDVHDCAQAKRELYLDGVLTEGMVFTIEPGLYFKQEDLAVPEEYRGIGVRIEDDVLMTADGPVSLSAALPREPDEVESWMAGIYSPSGE; encoded by the coding sequence GTGAGTACAGACGCCAACGACAGCACCGTACAGCCGGCCTCGGAGGGCCAGCCGCTCGAGGAACGCGGGAACAACCGCTCCCAGCGGCCGGAATCCCAGGCCTTCAAGGACTTCATGGCCGGGCAGTGGGCTCCGGACACCTCCGCTCCCCCCGCGAAGGCGGAGGTCGCGCCCTTTGCCGCGCGCCGCCGTCGTACCCTTTCCCTCAGGTTCCCGGGCGAACGACTGGTCATTCCGGCCGGTCCGCTGAAAGTCCGGTCCAACGACACCGACTACCGGTTCCGCCCGCATTCGGCGTTCGCCCACCTGACCGGGCTCGGCCTGGACCACGAACCGGATGCCGTCCTGGTGATGGAACCCGCCCCTGAAGGGCAGGGGGACGACGGCGGCAATCACCATGCCACCCTCTACTTCCGTCCGCTCGCGGGCCGGGACACGCCCGATTTCTACGCCGACGCCCGCTACGGCGAGTTCTGGATCGGCCCGCGGCCGACGCTGGATCAGCTGCAGAAGCAGCTCGACATCGAGACGCGGGAGCTCGGCGAGCTCGAGGTGGCGATCACCAAGGACGCCGGCGTGGTCGGTATCGGCGGCATGCGTATCCGGCTACTGCGCGAAGTGGACTTCAACGTCGACGCCCTCGTCGACACGTCCCGGATCAACACCGGCGTGGACCTGGAGGAGTCCGATAACCTGGACGCCCTGCTGGCCGAGGCCCTGTCCGAGCTTCGCCTGGTCAAGGACGAGTGGGAGGTCGGCGAGCTGAAGAAGTCAGTCGCGGCCACCGTCAACGGGTTCCACGAAGTCGTCAAGGTGCTGCCCCGGGCCATCACCCATGACCGCGGCGAACGCGTCGTCGAGGGCGCCTTCTTCGCCAGGGCGCGCGAAGAAGGCAACGACCTGGGCTACGACACCATCGCCGCCGCCGGCAACAACGCGACGATCCTGCACTGGATCCCCAACAACGGCCAGGTGAAGTCCGGCGACCTGCTGCTGCTCGACGCCGGGGTCGAGGCGGACTCGCTGTACACCGCCGACGTCACGCGGACCCTTCCGGTCAACGGCAAGTTCACCGACGTGCAGCGCCGGATCTACCAGGCCGTGCTGGACGCCGCGGATGCCGGCTTCGCCGCTGCCCAGCCCGGCGCCAAGTTCCGCGATGTCCACAAGGCCGCCGTGACCGTGCTGGCCGAGCGGCTGGATGAGTGGGGCCTGCTCCCGGTTCCGCTGGCAGAGGCACTCGCCGAGGGCGGCCAGCACCACCGGCGGTGGATGCCGCACGGCACGAGCCACCACCTGGGCCTCGATGTCCACGACTGTGCCCAGGCGAAGCGCGAGCTCTATCTCGACGGCGTCCTGACCGAGGGCATGGTGTTCACGATCGAACCGGGCCTCTACTTCAAGCAGGAGGACCTGGCCGTGCCGGAGGAATACCGCGGCATCGGCGTGCGGATCGAGGACGACGTGCTCATGACGGCGGACGGACCGGTCAGCCTCAGTGCTGCCCTACCGCGGGAGCCGGACGAGGTCGAGTCCTGGATGGCGGGCATCTACAGCCCCTCGGGCGAGTAG
- a CDS encoding general stress protein: MSMLGRSESRDPSQQLPQGELLGNYRTYLDAQKVVDFLADEEFPVQHVSIIGNDLKSVERVTGKLSYPRVALTGAATGAWFGLFVGLLLMLFGGGQTFGLVLSSMAMGAAFWILFSVISYAFTRGKRDFTSTNQIIATSYDVVVTGDMIFEARRVASQLSMPGHALHPGAEQGRYVQPEQPQPQRPQPQQQPQRPAQWGQDPYASGSTEQEQGQQQPPAGPETEPGAPVRGRFPDLPDGRPQYGVRLPPEQEQQPGQPGAPAADPEQGRREGDEQR; the protein is encoded by the coding sequence ATGTCGATGCTTGGCCGTAGCGAATCCCGTGACCCCAGCCAGCAACTGCCCCAGGGCGAGCTGCTAGGCAACTACCGCACGTACCTGGATGCCCAGAAGGTGGTGGACTTCCTGGCGGATGAGGAGTTCCCGGTCCAGCACGTCTCCATCATCGGCAACGACCTGAAGTCCGTCGAACGAGTGACGGGCAAGCTGAGCTACCCCCGCGTGGCGCTGACCGGGGCGGCGACCGGCGCTTGGTTCGGCCTCTTCGTGGGCCTGCTGCTGATGCTCTTCGGCGGGGGCCAGACCTTCGGGCTGGTGCTCTCCTCGATGGCCATGGGCGCCGCGTTCTGGATCCTGTTCAGCGTGATCAGCTATGCCTTCACGAGGGGAAAGCGGGACTTCACCTCCACCAACCAGATCATCGCGACCAGCTACGACGTGGTGGTGACCGGCGACATGATCTTCGAGGCGCGCCGGGTGGCCAGCCAGCTGTCCATGCCCGGCCACGCCCTGCACCCCGGGGCGGAGCAGGGCCGTTACGTGCAACCGGAGCAGCCGCAGCCGCAGCGGCCGCAGCCGCAGCAGCAGCCGCAGCGGCCGGCCCAGTGGGGCCAGGATCCGTACGCCTCCGGCTCCACCGAACAGGAGCAGGGCCAGCAGCAGCCGCCGGCGGGTCCCGAAACCGAACCCGGGGCCCCGGTCCGCGGCCGCTTCCCCGACCTGCCGGACGGGCGGCCGCAGTACGGCGTCCGCCTCCCGCCGGAGCAGGAGCAGCAGCCGGGCCAGCCGGGGGCGCCGGCAGCCGATCCGGAGCAGGGCCGTCGCGAAGGCGACGAGCAACGCTAG
- a CDS encoding CBS domain-containing protein: MSTNPTRVFIARLLGLDVFDPLGDRLGRLRDAVALERGGKAPQVVGIVVEVPGKKRVFVPMTRITSIDAGQIICTGLVNLRRFEQRGAEILMVAEMFDRRVTLADGTGDATIEDIAMEKSRIGDWFVSQLFVRRGYSSSPLRSLRRNETLIVDWNDARPGAKNEPQAATAFVASHEDMKPADFADALHEMSDKRRIEIATELQDKRLADVLQELPDDDQVQILSALEIERAADVLEEMDPDDAADLLAELPEEQKEDLLQRMEPEEAEDVRRLMEYEEDTAGSMMTPVPVILPPEATVAEALAHVRREELSPALASAIFVCRPPLETPTGRYLGVVHIQQLLRFPPPEALGNIVDTDLEPVSDQADISEVARMLATYNLNALGVVNEDGRLVGAVTVDDVLDHLLPDDWRAQDDTDELMRKAGRNG; the protein is encoded by the coding sequence GTGAGCACAAATCCCACCAGAGTCTTCATCGCCAGGCTGCTCGGCCTGGATGTCTTCGACCCGCTGGGCGACCGCTTGGGACGCCTGCGCGACGCCGTCGCGCTGGAACGCGGCGGCAAGGCGCCCCAGGTCGTCGGCATCGTCGTCGAGGTGCCCGGGAAGAAGCGCGTCTTCGTACCGATGACCCGGATCACGTCCATTGATGCAGGGCAGATCATCTGCACCGGGCTGGTCAACCTGCGCCGCTTCGAGCAGCGCGGCGCCGAGATCCTCATGGTCGCCGAGATGTTCGACCGCCGCGTCACGCTCGCGGATGGCACGGGGGACGCCACCATCGAGGACATCGCGATGGAGAAATCCCGCATTGGCGACTGGTTCGTCTCCCAGTTGTTCGTCCGCCGCGGCTACTCGTCCTCGCCGCTGCGGAGCCTGCGCCGGAACGAAACGCTCATCGTGGACTGGAACGATGCCCGCCCGGGAGCCAAAAACGAGCCGCAGGCAGCCACCGCCTTCGTCGCCAGCCACGAGGACATGAAACCTGCGGATTTCGCTGACGCGCTGCATGAGATGAGCGACAAGCGCCGCATCGAAATCGCCACCGAACTACAGGACAAACGCCTGGCGGACGTCCTGCAGGAGCTCCCGGATGACGATCAGGTCCAGATCCTCTCCGCCCTGGAAATCGAACGCGCCGCCGACGTCCTGGAGGAAATGGACCCGGATGACGCGGCCGACCTGCTGGCGGAACTGCCGGAGGAGCAGAAGGAAGACCTGCTGCAGCGGATGGAACCGGAAGAAGCCGAGGACGTCCGCCGCCTGATGGAGTACGAGGAGGACACGGCCGGCTCGATGATGACGCCGGTTCCCGTCATCCTGCCGCCGGAAGCCACCGTGGCCGAGGCCCTGGCCCACGTGCGCCGGGAAGAACTCAGTCCGGCCCTGGCCTCGGCCATTTTTGTCTGCCGTCCCCCGCTGGAGACGCCCACGGGACGCTATCTCGGCGTCGTCCATATCCAGCAGTTGCTGCGTTTCCCGCCGCCGGAGGCCCTCGGCAACATCGTGGACACGGACCTTGAACCCGTCTCCGACCAGGCGGACATCAGCGAGGTGGCCCGCATGCTGGCCACCTACAACCTCAACGCGCTCGGCGTCGTGAATGAAGACGGCAGGCTGGTAGGCGCCGTCACCGTCGACGACGTCCTGGACCATCTGCTCCCGGACGACTGGCGGGCCCAGGATGACACGGACGAGCTGATGCGGAAGGCAGGACGCAATGGCTGA
- a CDS encoding DUF1003 domain-containing protein, translating to MAEKQNSTSGLDVPREARQRLLPRLKPNPDAFGHATESFARFMGTPQFLMWMSVFCLIWLLWNTFGPESLRFDSAALGFTALTLMLSLQASYAAPLLLLAQNRQDDRDKVTLQQDRQRAERNLSDTEYLTRELASLRITLREVATRDFVRSELRTVLEELLESQEKDDRQRRRKKKVSDATSSLPRVSAEAESTSEN from the coding sequence ATGGCTGAAAAGCAGAACAGCACCAGTGGACTGGATGTCCCCCGCGAGGCACGGCAGCGGCTGCTGCCGCGCCTGAAGCCCAACCCCGACGCCTTCGGCCATGCAACCGAGAGCTTCGCGCGCTTCATGGGCACCCCCCAGTTCCTGATGTGGATGAGCGTGTTCTGCCTGATCTGGCTGCTGTGGAACACCTTCGGGCCGGAGTCGCTGCGCTTCGATAGCGCCGCGCTGGGCTTCACCGCCCTGACCCTGATGCTCTCGCTGCAGGCGTCGTATGCCGCTCCCCTGCTGCTGCTGGCCCAGAACCGCCAGGACGACCGGGACAAGGTCACCCTGCAGCAGGACCGCCAGCGGGCCGAGCGGAACCTTTCCGACACCGAGTACCTCACCCGGGAGCTGGCCTCGCTGCGCATCACGCTTCGCGAAGTGGCCACCCGCGACTTTGTCCGAAGCGAACTGCGCACGGTGCTGGAGGAACTGCTCGAATCGCAGGAGAAGGACGACCGCCAGCGGAGGCGGAAGAAGAAGGTTTCCGACGCGACGTCCTCGCTGCCGCGGGTCTCGGCGGAGGCCGAAAGCACATCGGAGAACTAG
- a CDS encoding Mrp/NBP35 family ATP-binding protein: MTDQTASLEAVRRALDTVIDPELRRPITELGMLKDVAIDDGGNVTVEVLLTIVGCPLRGTITEDVRRALEPLAGVAEVTVLMDVMTPAQRNELKDRLQAGGRGNPFADPASLTRIYAVASGKGGVGKSSVTVNLACAMAAQGLRVGIVDADVYGFSVPGLMGITQAPTQVDEMILPPVAHGVKVISIGMFVTGNQPVAWRGPMLHRALEQFLTDVYFGDLDALFLDLPPGTGDVAISVAQLLPASRLLVVTTPQSAAADVAERAGSMATQTGQQVAGVIENMSWLELADGSRLEVFGTGGGRTLADRLSASLGTEIPLLGQVPLEQRLREGGDNGLPIVLDDGGAGRSPAAVALRSIAEGLAATPRGLAGRSLGIAPA, translated from the coding sequence ATGACTGACCAGACTGCCAGCCTGGAGGCGGTGCGCCGTGCGTTGGACACCGTGATCGACCCTGAGCTGCGCCGCCCGATCACCGAACTCGGCATGCTCAAGGACGTGGCCATTGACGACGGCGGCAATGTCACCGTCGAAGTGCTGCTCACGATCGTGGGCTGTCCCCTGCGCGGCACCATCACCGAGGACGTTCGCCGCGCGCTGGAGCCGCTGGCCGGCGTGGCGGAGGTCACGGTGCTGATGGATGTCATGACCCCCGCCCAGCGCAACGAGCTCAAGGACCGGCTGCAGGCGGGCGGCCGGGGCAATCCGTTCGCGGACCCTGCCTCGCTGACGCGGATCTATGCCGTCGCCAGCGGCAAGGGCGGCGTCGGAAAGTCCAGCGTCACCGTCAACCTCGCCTGCGCCATGGCGGCGCAGGGGCTGCGGGTAGGCATCGTCGACGCCGACGTCTATGGCTTCTCGGTCCCCGGGCTGATGGGCATCACCCAAGCCCCCACGCAGGTGGACGAAATGATCCTGCCGCCGGTGGCTCACGGTGTGAAGGTCATCTCCATCGGCATGTTCGTCACCGGCAACCAGCCCGTCGCCTGGCGCGGGCCGATGCTGCACCGGGCGCTGGAACAGTTCCTGACCGACGTGTACTTCGGTGACCTGGATGCGCTCTTCCTGGACCTGCCGCCGGGCACCGGGGACGTGGCCATCTCCGTCGCGCAACTGCTTCCGGCCTCGCGCCTGCTGGTCGTCACGACGCCGCAGAGCGCCGCGGCCGACGTGGCCGAACGGGCGGGTTCCATGGCCACGCAGACCGGCCAGCAGGTGGCAGGCGTGATCGAAAACATGTCCTGGCTGGAGCTGGCCGACGGAAGCCGGCTCGAGGTCTTCGGCACCGGCGGAGGCCGCACGCTCGCCGACCGGCTGAGCGCGTCGCTCGGCACGGAGATTCCGCTGCTGGGACAGGTGCCGCTGGAGCAGAGGCTGCGCGAAGGCGGAGACAACGGGCTGCCGATCGTGCTTGACGACGGCGGGGCCGGACGTTCGCCGGCGGCCGTGGCCCTGAGATCCATCGCCGAGGGCCTTGCGGCCACCCCGCGAGGCCTCGCCGGGAGGTCGCTGGGGATCGCTCCGGCCTAG
- a CDS encoding sec-independent translocase: protein MLGINGTELVILAVIAVIVLGPERLPEYAAQLARLVKQVRRMAAGAKEQLREEVGDEIVDMDWRKLDPRQYDPRRIIKEALLDDEDLPTAAAGATAAGAAGTAVKAVSRPTQAAAERLEPGQPAPFDIEAT, encoded by the coding sequence GTGCTCGGAATTAACGGAACGGAACTGGTCATCCTTGCGGTGATCGCCGTTATAGTGCTCGGTCCCGAGCGTCTGCCCGAGTATGCGGCGCAGCTTGCCCGGCTCGTCAAGCAGGTTCGCCGGATGGCGGCCGGCGCGAAAGAGCAGCTGCGCGAGGAAGTCGGCGACGAGATCGTGGACATGGACTGGCGGAAGCTGGATCCGCGGCAGTATGACCCGCGGCGCATCATCAAGGAAGCATTGCTCGATGATGAGGACCTTCCGACGGCGGCTGCCGGAGCGACCGCCGCGGGCGCCGCCGGTACTGCGGTCAAGGCCGTTTCCCGCCCGACCCAAGCCGCCGCGGAGCGGCTGGAGCCGGGCCAACCCGCGCCGTTCGACATCGAGGCGACCTAG